One genomic segment of Brassica napus cultivar Da-Ae chromosome A3, Da-Ae, whole genome shotgun sequence includes these proteins:
- the LOC106439846 gene encoding protein CHROMATIN REMODELING 35-like has translation MEILQPTSNGHRKRKPDDALSLASEAKRLRNSSKVTDFSHPFAVTNMLEALDGGKFGSVTKELEEVANLRMELVKRCVWLYPSLAHTVFGAGDGQEELVSLENQLALDSVIDLDGGDGTEKALCVVPSTEIVILDSDEDEDEGVESEKPKYPFQSSLVQHQKSQGDVQLVTPQFAFEEVVLGKGKEMSCAITALVEGQSSRGNLLAIENGMAIDKERKREKVLAIENGVVNDKGVYVGVEEDESGDESEAADEDLGNIWSEMAMSIVCSKDVDNSRNESKTDEVEDCEHSFILKDDMGYVCRVCGVIDKSILDIIDVNFSKAKRSTRTYASEVRMKKFGESDFEIKLSEEGLMIGGLSAHPTHANKMKPHQIEGFQFLCSNLVADEPGGCIMAHAPGSGKTFMIISFMQSFLAKYPQAKPLVVLPKGILSTWKREFVRWQVEDIPLLDFYSAKAENRAQQLGILKQWMEKKSILFLGYKQFSTIVCDDTSTDSRSCQEILLKVPSILILDEGHTPRNEDTNVLQSLAQVQTPRKVVLSGTLYQNHVKEVFNILNLVRPKFLKLDTSKSIVKRILSRAPISDVRSHLGGSSDVSAAFNEIVEHTLQKCQDFKMKINMIQDLREMTKKVLHYYKGDFLDELPGLDDFTVVLNLSPRQLTEVKKLRREKRKFKVSAVGSAIYLHPKLNAFSEKTDNVSDTTMDEMLEKLDVNEGVKAKFFLNLIDLCDSAGEKLLVFSQYLVPLKFLERLAALAKGWKLGKEVFVLTGESSSEQRELSMERFNNSPDAKVFFGSIRACGEGISLVGASRILILDVPLNPSVTRQAIGRAFRPGQTKKVHAYRLIAGSSPEEEDHNTCFKKEVISKMWFEWNEYCGFRNFEVETIDVDDAGDMFLESPALREDIRVLYKR, from the exons ATGGAGATTCTCCAACCCACCTCTAACG GTCACCGCAAAAGGAAGCCTGACGATGCACTCTCTCTCGCCTCCGAGGCAAAGCGGCTTCGAAACTCATCGAAAGTCACCGACTTTTCTCACCCCTTTGCCGTCACCAACATGCTCGAAGCTCTAGACGGCGGCAAGTTCGGGAGCGTCACCAAAGAGTTGGAAGAGGTGGCTAACCTGAGGATGGAGCTCGTGAAGCGTTGCGTCTGGCTTTATCCTTCGCTGGCACATACTGTGTTTGGAGCAGGCGATGGGCAGGAGGAGCTTGTGAGCTTGGAGAATCAGCTGGCTTTGGATTCTGTCATCGACTTGGATGGTGGTGATGGTACTGAGAAAGCTCTGTGTGTGGTTCCTTCGACTGAGATTGTTATTCTTGATtctgatgaggatgaggatgaggGTGTTGAGAGTGAGAAGCCTAAGTATCCGTTTCAGTCAAGTCTTGTGCAGCATCAGAAGAGTCAAGGTGATGTGCAGCTTGTGACTCCGCAGTTTGCTTTTGAGGAGGTTGTTTTGGGGAAGGGGAAGGAGATGTCTTGTGCCATTACGGCCTTGGTG GAGGGGCAAAGTAGCAGAGGTAACCTCCTTGCTATAGAGAACGGTATGGCTATTGACAAagaaaggaagagagaaaaggtTCTTGCCATTGAAAATGGTGTGGTTAATGATAAAGGTGTCTATGTGGGCGTTGAGGAAGATGAAAGTGGTGATGAGTCTGAAGCAGCAGATGAGGATCTTGGTAATATCTGGAGTGAAATGGCTATGTCAATAGTGTGTTCCAAG GATGTAGATAATTCACGTAATGAATCAAAGACTGATGAAGTGGAAGACTGTGAGCACTCCTTTATTTTAAAGGACGACATGGGTTATGTTTGCCGTGTCTGCGGAGTTATTGACAAAAGCATCTTAGACATCATTGATGTGAACTTCAGTAAA GCGAAAAGAAGCACGAGAACATATGCTTCTGAAGTTCGGATGAAAAAGTTTGGGGAATCAGATTTCGAGATCAAGTTATCTGAAGAAGGGCTGATGATAGGTGGACTTTCTGCTCATCCAACACATGCAAACAAGATGAAGCCTCATCAGATTGAAGGGTTCCAGTTCCTTTGCAGCAACTTAGTAGCAGATGAGCCTGGTGGTTGTATCATGGCTCATGCTCCGGGTTCTGGAAAAACCTTCATGATCATCAGCTTCATGCAGAGCTTCCTTGCAAAGTATCCTCAGGCCAAGCCACTGGTTGTGCTTCCGAAAGGGATTTTGTCTACATGGAAAAGAGAGTTTGTGAGATGGCAAGTCGAAGACATTCCACTTCTTGACTTCTACAGCGCTAAAGCAGAGAACCGTGCACAGCAGCTGGGTATATTGAAACAGTGGATGGAGAAGAAGAGTATCTTGTTTCTCGGGTACAAGCAGTTCTCAACCATTGTCTGTGATGATACGAGTACCGACTCACGTTCTTGCCAGGAGATATTGCTGAAAGTACCTTCGATCCTCATTTTGGATGAAGGACACACTCCAAGAAACGAGGACACGAATGTGTTGCAGTCCCTTGCCCAAGTCCAAACACCAAGGAAAGTTGTCCTCTCAGGAACGCTTTACCAGAACCACGTAAAGGAGGTTTTCAACATTCTGAACCTCGTTCGACCCAAGTTCCTCAAGTTGGATACCTCCAAGTCTATCGTTAAAAGGATCTTGAGTCGTGCTCCTATATCCGATGTCAGGTCTCATCTGGGAGGAAGTTCAGATGTGTCTGCGGCTTTCAACGAAATCGTGGAGCACACGCTGCAGAAGTGCCAGGATTTCAAGATGAAAATCAACATGATCCAAGATTTGAGGGAGATGACAAAGAAGGTGCTTCACTACTATAAAGGAGACTTCTTAGATGAGCTTCCTGGGCTTGATGATTTCACTGTGGTTCTCAATCTGTCTCCAAGGCAGTTGACTGAAGTGAAGAAGTTGAGGCGCGAGAAAAGGAAATTCAAGGTCTCAGCTGTGGGGAGTGCGATTTACCTTCATCCGAAGCTAAACGCTTTCTCTGAAAAGACTGATAACGTCTCTGATACAACAATGGACGAGATGCTAGAGAAGCTAGATGTGAATGAAGGCGTGAAAGCGAAGTTCTTCCTAAACTTGATAGACCTGTGTGACTCAGCAGGTGAGAAGCTCTTGGTGTTCAGCCAGTATCTCGTGCCTCTGAAGTTTCTTGAGAGACTAGCTGCTCTAGCTAAGGGATGGAAGCTAGGGAAAGAAGTGTTTGTTCTTACAGGAGAATCCAGCTCTGAGCAGCGTGAGTTGTCTATGGAGAGGTTCAACAATTCGCCAGACGCCAAAGTGTTCTTCGGTTCGATAAGAGCTTGTGGAGAAGGTATCTCTCTGGTTGGAGCATCTCGGATTCTGATTCTTGATGTGCCTCTAAACCCTTCAGTGACACGGCAAGCGATAGGGAGAGCTTTTAGACCAGGACAGACGAAGAAAGTGCATGCGTACAGATTGATAGCTGGGTCATCACCTGAGGAAGAGGATCACAACACTTGCTTCAAAAAGGAAGTCATCTCGAAGATGTGGTTCGAGTGGAATGAGTACTGTGGATTCAGGAACTTTGAGGTTGAGACAATCGATGTGGATGATGCTGGTGATATGTTCCTTGAGAGTCCTGCCTTACGTGAAGACATAAGAGTTCTCTACAAAAG GTAA
- the LOC106439847 gene encoding BEL1-like homeodomain protein 7 → MATYYKSSGSSGIYSEFVPGNAMIYTNPAVSYFPGEANNVSASKEIQVLSSYGEEASHVVEIQDSRSWRDQEDRACFPVMMRPTTGQGLSLGISSQIETQVVSGFHNSKYLEAAQELLDEAVNVKKALKQFQPEGDKTEEDKEKNLQESITNPDLPQAERQELQNKLSKLLSILDEVDRRYKQYYHQMQIVVSSFDVIAGSEAAKPYTALALQTISRHFRCLRDAISGQILVIRRSLGGEHDGLDGRGVGISRLRNVDQKVRQQRALQRLGVVQPHAWRPQRGLPDSSVLILRAWLFEHFLHPYPKDSDKIMLARQTGLSRGQVSNWFINARVRLWKPMVEEMYKEEFTDALEENVTNLSSGNNRPETTESQEQQLVSSSNNGGASTSTVARGGEDRLMMVTEMTRNGSGGMSLTLGIPDNYENSFQYLNSGNGQHRLGSSQLLQDFVA, encoded by the exons atggcAACTTATTACAAAAGTAGTGGCTCAAGTGGCATTTATTCTGAGTTTGTCCCTGGCAACGCAATGATCTACACGAATCCTGCAGTTTCTTACTTTCCTGGAGAAGCTAACAATGTCTCAGCTTCAAAAGAGATTCAAGTACTGTCTAGTTACGGTGAAGAAGCTTCACACGTGGTGGAGATTCAAGATTCTCGTTCTTGGAGAGATCAAGAAGACAGGGCCTGCTTCCCGGTGATGATGCGTCCCACCACGGGACAGGGACTGTCCCTTGGCATCAGCTCGCAGATTGAGACACAAGTTGTTTCGGGCTTTCACAACTCAAAGTATCTCGAGGCTGCTCAAGAGCTTCTGGATGAAGCTGTTAATGTTAAGAAAGCTTTGAAGCAGTTCCAGCCGGAGGGAGACAAGActgaagaagacaaagagaagAATCTTCAAGAATCAATCACTAACCCTGATTTACCTCAAGCAGAGAGACAAGAACTGCAGAACAAGTTGTCTAAACTCTTATCCATATTAGACGAG GTGGACAGAAGATACAAGCAGTATTACCATCAGATGCAGATAGTTGTGTCATCTTTCGATGTGATAGCCGGATCCGAAGCAGCTAAACCATACACGGCTCTTGCGCTTCAGACAATCTCAAGGCACTTCCGTTGCTTGAGGGATGCAATATCAGGACAAATCTTGGTGATAAGGAGAAGTTTAGGAGGAGAACATGATGGATTAGATGGGAGAGGAGTTGGTATAAGCAGGTTAAGGAACGTTGATCAAAAGGTAAGGCAGCAAAGAGCGTTGCAGAGGTTAGGAGTGGTGCAACCTCACGCTTGGAGGCCTCAGCGCGGTTTACCTGATTCCTCTGTTTTGATTCTCCGTGCTTGGCTCTTTGAGCATTTCCTCCACCC TTATCCAAAGGATTCGGACAAGATCATGCTAGCTAGACAAACAGGGTTGAGCAGAGGCCAG GTGTCGAACTGGTTTATAAATGCACGTGTGCGTCTATGGAAACCGATGGTGGAGGAGATGTACAAAGAAGAGTTCACAGACGCATTGGAGGAGAATGTTACCAACTTGTCTTCTGGAAACAACAGACCAGAAACCACCGAGTCTCAAGAACAGCAACTCGTGTCTAGTTCCAACAACGGTGGGGCAAGCACTAGCACGGTGGCACGTGGTGGTGAAGACCGGCTAATGATGGTCACCGAGATGACAAGAAATGGTAGTGGTGGGATGTCTTTAACATTAGGCATTCCGGACAACTACGAGAATAGTTTCCAGTACTTAAACTCTGGCAACGGCCAGCACCGGCTAGGCTCTTCACAATTGTTGCAGGATTTTGTAGCTTGA